A region from the Stutzerimonas stutzeri genome encodes:
- a CDS encoding DUF1329 domain-containing protein, with amino-acid sequence MYRKFAVLLLALCASQAQAKVDETQAARLGQDLTPLGAERAANANGSIPAWTGGVKPPADYQPGMHHPDPFAADPVLNRVDNSNVAQYAALLPEGLRALIERYPDFYLRVFPTRRSAAAPQRIYDETHANALSAELIANGNGITGAVAGIPFPLPQDGMQVIWNHILHYKGEQTHMVNNQAVVINGRASLIKRDRHIYYVYNREGMTRAQLDNTLLFYKYRVTAPAKLSGTALVVQDPMDQVLAIRKAWRYSPSDRRVRRLPSLAYDSLQPDTSGLATADVVDSFNGAPDRYEWKLVGKREMLVPYNSYAVHQQGIPYDSIVGAHTLNPDLLRYEQHRVWIVEATLRKGFSHPYAMRRFYIDEDSWQILAVDLFDGDAELIGLQESHPISYYEVPMFGSTVETLYHLKDGNYFVDGLDNNEPMYDFSAQMGPRDFSPAALRRGAN; translated from the coding sequence ATGTATAGGAAATTTGCAGTTCTGCTATTGGCGCTTTGCGCCAGCCAGGCCCAGGCAAAGGTGGACGAGACTCAGGCCGCACGCCTGGGCCAGGACCTGACGCCACTGGGCGCCGAGCGAGCCGCCAATGCCAACGGCAGCATACCGGCATGGACCGGCGGGGTGAAACCACCGGCCGATTACCAGCCGGGGATGCATCACCCCGATCCGTTCGCCGCCGATCCGGTGCTTAACCGGGTCGATAACAGCAATGTGGCGCAATATGCTGCACTGTTGCCCGAAGGGCTGCGCGCCCTGATCGAGCGCTATCCGGATTTCTATCTTCGTGTCTTTCCGACCCGCCGCAGCGCCGCGGCACCCCAGCGCATCTATGACGAGACGCATGCCAATGCGCTGTCAGCCGAGCTGATCGCCAACGGCAACGGCATCACTGGCGCGGTGGCCGGTATCCCGTTTCCGCTGCCGCAGGACGGTATGCAGGTCATCTGGAACCACATCCTGCACTACAAGGGCGAGCAGACCCACATGGTCAACAACCAGGCCGTCGTCATCAACGGCAGGGCCAGTCTGATCAAGCGGGACCGGCACATCTACTACGTCTACAACCGCGAAGGCATGACCCGCGCGCAGCTGGACAACACGCTACTGTTCTACAAATACCGGGTGACCGCACCGGCAAAGCTCTCCGGTACCGCGCTGGTGGTGCAGGATCCGATGGACCAGGTACTGGCGATCCGCAAGGCGTGGCGCTACAGCCCGAGCGATCGTCGGGTACGGCGCCTGCCGTCGCTGGCCTACGACTCGCTGCAGCCGGACACCAGCGGGCTGGCGACCGCCGACGTGGTCGACTCCTTCAACGGTGCGCCGGATCGCTATGAGTGGAAGCTGGTCGGCAAGCGCGAAATGCTGGTGCCCTACAACAGCTACGCGGTCCATCAGCAAGGCATTCCCTATGACTCGATCGTCGGAGCGCATACCTTGAACCCCGACCTGCTGCGCTATGAGCAGCACCGGGTATGGATCGTCGAAGCGACCCTGCGCAAGGGCTTCAGTCATCCCTACGCCATGCGCCGTTTCTATATCGACGAAGACAGCTGGCAGATCCTGGCGGTCGACCTGTTCGATGGCGATGCCGAGCTGATCGGTCTGCAGGAGAGCCATCCGATCAGCTACTACGAGGTGCCGATGTTCGGCAGTACGGTGGAGACGCTGTATCACCTCAAGGATGGCAACTATTTCGTCGACGGCTTGGACAACAACGAGCCGATGTACGACTTCAGCGCCCAGATGGGACCGCGAGACTTCTCCCCCGCAGCATTGCGTCGCGGCGCCAACTAG
- the ftsY gene encoding signal recognition particle-docking protein FtsY has translation MFGSNDDKKTPAAAGEKKGLFGWLRKKPQTPAAEPPPAEPLEDSQPFADEPDNVQREDQPSEEPARAEQAEPADLPVMEPDTVLHAEPEPEPEQVQPKEVPEAPALAEMAIEPAPAVAEAPAKLGFFARLKQGLSKTSASIGEGMASLFLGKKAIDDDLLDELETRLLTADVGVEATTAIMQNLTRRVSRKELADSGALYKALQEELAALLKPVEQPLVVDNGKRPFVILVVGVNGVGKTTTIGKLAKKLQLEGKKVMLAAGDTFRAAAVEQLQVWGERNKIAVIAQHTGADSASVIFDAVQAAKARGIDVLIADTAGRLHTKDNLMEELKKVRRVMGKLDETAPHEVLLVLDAGTGQNAINQTKQFNQSVELTGLALTKLDGTAKGGVIFALAKQFGTPIRYIGVGEGIDDLRTFEADAFVNALFAEKGTSGASS, from the coding sequence ATGTTTGGTTCCAACGACGATAAGAAGACGCCGGCCGCGGCCGGCGAAAAGAAAGGCTTGTTCGGCTGGTTGCGCAAGAAGCCGCAGACGCCCGCCGCCGAGCCTCCGCCCGCCGAGCCGCTGGAAGACAGCCAACCGTTCGCGGACGAGCCCGATAACGTACAGCGCGAAGACCAGCCCAGCGAAGAACCGGCCCGTGCTGAGCAGGCCGAGCCCGCCGACCTGCCGGTGATGGAGCCGGACACCGTCTTGCACGCCGAGCCCGAGCCTGAGCCCGAGCAGGTTCAGCCCAAGGAGGTTCCAGAGGCGCCTGCATTGGCCGAGATGGCTATCGAGCCGGCGCCCGCCGTCGCCGAGGCACCGGCCAAGCTGGGCTTTTTCGCGCGCCTCAAGCAAGGCCTGTCGAAGACCAGCGCCAGCATCGGCGAAGGCATGGCCAGCCTGTTCCTGGGCAAGAAGGCCATCGATGACGACTTGCTGGATGAGCTGGAAACCCGGCTGCTGACCGCGGACGTCGGCGTCGAAGCCACCACGGCGATCATGCAGAACCTCACCCGTCGCGTCTCTCGCAAGGAGCTGGCCGACAGCGGCGCCCTGTACAAGGCGTTGCAGGAAGAGCTCGCCGCGCTGCTCAAACCGGTCGAACAACCGCTGGTGGTCGACAACGGCAAGCGGCCGTTCGTCATCCTGGTGGTCGGCGTCAACGGCGTCGGCAAAACCACCACCATCGGCAAGCTGGCCAAGAAACTTCAGCTCGAAGGCAAAAAGGTCATGCTGGCCGCCGGCGATACGTTCCGTGCGGCGGCGGTCGAGCAGTTGCAGGTCTGGGGCGAGCGCAACAAGATTGCCGTGATCGCCCAGCACACCGGCGCCGATTCCGCTTCGGTGATCTTCGATGCGGTGCAGGCGGCCAAGGCACGCGGTATCGATGTGCTGATCGCCGATACCGCGGGTCGTCTGCATACCAAGGACAACCTGATGGAAGAGCTGAAGAAGGTCCGTCGGGTGATGGGCAAGCTGGACGAGACGGCACCGCACGAAGTGCTGTTGGTGCTCGATGCCGGCACCGGCCAGAACGCCATCAACCAGACCAAGCAGTTCAACCAGTCGGTGGAGCTGACCGGTCTCGCGCTGACCAAGCTCGATGGCACCGCCAAGGGTGGGGTGATCTTCGCCCTGGCCAAGCAGTTCGGCACGCCGATCCGCTATATCGGTGTCGGCGAAGGCATCGACGACCTGCGCACCTTCGAAGCGGACGCTTTCGTCAATGCGCTGTTCGCCGAGAAAGGGACGAGCGGAGCCTCGTCATGA
- a CDS encoding thiazole synthase, with product MSPVPHDKPFTLAGRTYQSRLLVGTGKYKDLDETRAAIEASGAEIVTVAVRRTNIGQNPGEPNLLDVISPDRYTILPNTAGCYDADEAVRTCRLARELLDGHKLVKLEVLADQKTLFPNVIETLKAAEVLVKDGFDVMVYTSDDPIIARQLAEMGCVAVMPLAGLIGTGLGICNPYNLRIILEEAKVPVLVDAGVGTASDATIAMELGCEAVLMNSAIAHAQNPVLMAEAMKYAIDAGRLAYLAGRMPKKLYASASSPLEGLIR from the coding sequence ATGAGCCCAGTTCCGCACGACAAACCCTTCACGCTTGCCGGCCGCACTTATCAGTCGCGTCTGCTGGTGGGTACCGGCAAATACAAGGATCTCGACGAGACCCGCGCCGCCATCGAAGCTTCAGGCGCCGAGATCGTTACCGTCGCGGTGCGCCGCACCAACATCGGCCAGAACCCGGGCGAGCCGAACCTGCTCGACGTCATCTCGCCGGACCGTTACACCATCCTGCCGAATACCGCCGGTTGCTACGATGCCGACGAGGCGGTGCGCACCTGCCGTCTGGCCCGTGAGCTGCTCGACGGCCACAAGCTGGTCAAGCTCGAAGTGCTGGCCGACCAGAAGACCCTGTTCCCCAACGTCATCGAAACGCTCAAGGCCGCCGAAGTGTTGGTGAAGGACGGCTTCGACGTCATGGTTTACACCAGCGACGATCCGATCATCGCGCGGCAGCTGGCCGAGATGGGCTGCGTCGCGGTCATGCCGCTGGCGGGTCTGATCGGTACCGGATTGGGTATCTGCAACCCTTACAACCTGCGGATCATTCTGGAAGAGGCCAAGGTGCCGGTGCTGGTCGACGCCGGTGTGGGCACGGCCTCCGACGCCACCATCGCCATGGAGCTGGGTTGCGAGGCGGTGCTGATGAACAGCGCCATCGCCCATGCACAGAACCCGGTGTTGATGGCCGAGGCGATGAAGTACGCGATCGACGCGGGACGCCTGGCCTATCTCGCCGGGCGTATGCCGAAGAAACTCTACGCCAGCGCGTCCTCGCCTCTCGAAGGCCTGATTCGCTGA
- a CDS encoding hybrid sensor histidine kinase/response regulator, with translation MSGTAIQAPLHKVRQLFHWRNSVAWLVLAFTLLVQLAILQHLTLKEERAANQQFDFLVKTTTEAIDKRMIDHEQILLGAAGLFDVNDEVSRTQWRAYNARLRLSENYPGIQGVGFAEAVRPAERAAHIQRVRDEGFADYDVRPSRENARLYTPIVYLEPFSGRNLAAFGYDMFAEPVRRHAMLQAAKSGQTHITGKVTLRQETHGATQAGILMYVPLYRPDEPAGTAEQRLQALRGFVYSPYRIDDLMHGILGAAGPNLSLHIYAGAEEDPEGLIFASRQQPRAEPAKYSQVVQLDLYGQTWTLRLESLPEFEAFFEASNWLVIGLGAGLSLLLFVLTSSLSLRHSRAEALAQQMTEHIRENKRALQLSEERLSLALKGSNDGLWDLHLDAGSFYASPRAWHMLGYRPGELHSDLKLWERLLVPEDLTQAKAQLAQTMLSAVDHFTTELRFLHKTGKVIPVLIRGYIQRDRDGQPLRISGTSMDLTEHKRIEQMKDQFVSTVSHELRTPLTSISGALGLVTGGALGDVPPAMQQMLEIAHRNSLRLGYLINDLLDMEKIAAGKMTFDMREHALRRLLDEAIASNQSFAAHFNVSCVLRDPPNVNVWVDGLRLQQVLTNFLSNAIKYTPEGGEVSLHCSLPDTGHVRINVTDQGPGIPASFRSRVFEKFAQADASDSRQKGGTGLGLAITKEFIERMGGRVGFETSETHGTTFWCELPILESSSSAADQGQPRLLVIEDEPDTGRLLHLMLRDAGYAVDRVQSLHAARDKLANVRYEAMTLDLHLPDGSGRELIDEVRAQPSTRDLPIIVISAASQFEQHEGDSGISWLHKPISAAQLLIALSDALGSASPPA, from the coding sequence ATGAGCGGAACCGCAATCCAGGCACCTTTGCACAAGGTGCGGCAACTCTTCCATTGGCGTAACAGCGTCGCCTGGCTCGTGCTGGCGTTCACCCTGCTCGTGCAGCTGGCGATCCTTCAGCACCTGACGCTGAAGGAAGAACGCGCGGCGAACCAGCAGTTCGATTTCCTGGTGAAGACCACCACCGAAGCCATCGACAAGCGGATGATCGACCACGAGCAGATCCTGCTCGGCGCGGCCGGACTGTTCGACGTCAACGATGAGGTGTCCCGAACCCAGTGGCGCGCCTACAACGCGCGGCTGCGGCTGAGCGAAAACTACCCCGGCATCCAGGGCGTCGGGTTTGCCGAGGCCGTACGGCCGGCGGAGCGGGCCGCGCACATCCAACGCGTCCGCGATGAAGGCTTCGCCGACTACGACGTGCGTCCTTCCCGCGAAAATGCCCGGCTGTACACCCCCATCGTTTACCTCGAGCCGTTTAGTGGCCGCAACCTGGCGGCGTTCGGCTATGACATGTTCGCCGAGCCGGTGCGCCGGCATGCCATGCTGCAGGCTGCCAAATCGGGGCAGACTCACATTACCGGCAAGGTCACGCTGCGCCAGGAGACACACGGCGCAACGCAGGCCGGCATCCTCATGTACGTACCGCTGTACCGACCTGACGAACCCGCGGGCACGGCTGAACAGCGCTTGCAGGCGCTCCGGGGATTCGTCTACAGCCCGTACCGGATAGACGACCTGATGCATGGCATCCTCGGCGCCGCCGGCCCCAACCTCAGCCTGCACATCTACGCCGGAGCAGAGGAGGACCCGGAAGGCCTGATCTTCGCCAGCCGCCAGCAACCACGCGCCGAGCCGGCAAAGTACAGCCAGGTCGTGCAGCTCGATCTGTACGGACAGACCTGGACCTTGCGCCTGGAGAGCCTGCCGGAATTCGAGGCGTTCTTCGAGGCTAGCAACTGGCTGGTCATCGGACTCGGTGCCGGCCTGAGCCTGCTGCTGTTCGTGCTGACCTCCTCGCTGTCGCTCAGGCACAGTCGCGCCGAGGCGCTGGCGCAGCAGATGACCGAGCATATCCGCGAAAACAAGCGCGCTCTGCAACTCAGCGAGGAGCGCCTCAGCCTCGCCCTCAAGGGCAGCAACGACGGCCTCTGGGACCTGCACCTGGACGCTGGAAGCTTCTACGCATCGCCGCGCGCCTGGCACATGCTCGGCTACCGTCCCGGCGAGCTGCACTCCGACCTGAAGCTCTGGGAACGTCTGCTGGTCCCCGAAGACCTGACGCAGGCCAAGGCACAGTTGGCGCAGACCATGCTTTCGGCGGTCGATCATTTCACCACCGAGCTGCGTTTCCTGCACAAGACCGGCAAGGTGATTCCGGTGCTCATCCGCGGTTATATCCAGCGCGACCGGGACGGCCAGCCCTTGCGCATCAGCGGCACCAGCATGGATCTCACCGAGCACAAGCGCATCGAGCAGATGAAGGACCAGTTCGTCTCGACCGTCAGCCACGAACTGCGCACCCCACTGACTTCCATCAGCGGCGCCCTGGGCCTGGTCACCGGCGGCGCGCTGGGGGATGTTCCGCCAGCGATGCAGCAAATGCTCGAGATCGCCCATCGCAACAGCCTGCGCCTGGGCTATCTGATCAACGATCTGCTGGACATGGAAAAAATCGCCGCCGGCAAGATGACCTTCGACATGCGCGAACATGCGCTGCGCCGACTTCTGGACGAGGCGATAGCCAGCAATCAGTCCTTCGCCGCGCATTTCAACGTGAGCTGCGTGCTGCGAGATCCGCCAAACGTCAACGTCTGGGTCGATGGCCTGCGCCTGCAACAGGTACTGACCAACTTCCTCTCCAACGCCATCAAGTACACGCCCGAAGGTGGCGAAGTGAGCCTGCATTGCAGCCTGCCCGACACCGGTCATGTACGCATCAATGTCACCGATCAGGGCCCTGGCATCCCGGCCAGCTTCCGCAGCCGGGTATTCGAGAAGTTTGCCCAGGCTGACGCTTCCGATAGCCGCCAGAAGGGAGGCACCGGCCTGGGCCTCGCCATTACCAAGGAATTCATCGAGCGCATGGGTGGGCGGGTCGGCTTCGAAACCAGCGAGACGCACGGTACGACCTTCTGGTGCGAGCTGCCGATCCTCGAGTCGTCCTCTTCGGCGGCGGACCAAGGGCAGCCGCGGCTACTGGTGATCGAAGACGAACCGGATACCGGCCGGTTGCTGCACTTGATGCTGCGCGACGCCGGCTATGCGGTCGACCGAGTGCAGAGCCTGCATGCTGCACGGGACAAGCTGGCCAACGTCCGCTACGAGGCGATGACGCTCGACCTTCACTTGCCCGACGGCAGCGGGCGCGAGCTGATCGACGAGGTACGCGCACAACCGTCGACGCGCGACCTACCCATCATCGTGATCTCGGCTGCCAGCCAATTCGAGCAGCACGAGGGCGACAGCGGCATCAGTTGGCTGCACAAACCCATCAGCGCGGCGCAGTTACTGATCGCACTGAGCGATGCCCTGGGCAGCGCCAGCCCGCCGGCCTGA
- the ftsE gene encoding cell division ATP-binding protein FtsE: MIRFDQVGKRYPNGHVGLHELSFHVQRGEFLFVTGHSGAGKSTLLRLLLAMERPTSGKLLLAGQDLARISNAQIPFLRRQIGVVFQNHQLLFDRTVFDNAALPLQILGLNKREIGQRVMTALDRVSLKDKALQYPADLSTGQQQRVGIARAVVHRPALLLADEPTGNLDPRLAAEIMGVFEDINRLGTTVLIASHDLALIARMRHRMLTLQRGRLIGDGEAAR, translated from the coding sequence ATGATTCGTTTCGATCAGGTCGGCAAGCGCTATCCCAACGGCCACGTCGGGCTGCACGAGCTGTCCTTTCACGTGCAACGTGGCGAGTTCCTCTTCGTCACCGGCCATTCCGGGGCGGGCAAGAGCACCTTGCTGCGCCTGCTGCTGGCGATGGAACGGCCCACCAGCGGCAAGCTGCTGCTGGCTGGTCAGGATCTGGCACGAATCAGCAATGCGCAGATCCCCTTTTTGCGGCGGCAGATTGGCGTGGTGTTCCAGAATCACCAGCTGCTGTTCGATCGCACCGTATTCGACAACGCCGCGCTACCACTGCAGATCCTCGGGCTGAACAAGCGTGAGATCGGCCAGCGGGTCATGACGGCGCTGGATCGCGTCAGCCTCAAGGACAAGGCGCTGCAATACCCGGCGGACCTTTCGACGGGGCAGCAACAGCGTGTCGGTATCGCCCGTGCCGTGGTGCACCGTCCGGCGTTGCTGCTGGCCGATGAACCGACCGGTAACCTCGACCCGCGTCTGGCGGCGGAGATCATGGGAGTGTTCGAAGACATCAATCGCCTCGGCACCACGGTGCTGATCGCCAGCCATGACCTGGCGCTGATCGCGCGCATGCGTCATCGCATGCTCACGTTGCAGCGCGGTCGCCTGATCGGCGACGGGGAGGCCGCCCGATGA
- a CDS encoding DUF423 domain-containing protein has protein sequence MIRLFLLLAAFFGLTGVALGAFAAHGLKSRLSAEYLAVFQTGVQYQLIHALALFGVALLALQAPSRLLNAAGGFFALGVLLFSGSLYLLSLTGVTRLGIITPVGGTAFLAGWVCLLLAAWNLRA, from the coding sequence ATGATTCGTCTCTTTCTCCTGCTTGCTGCGTTCTTTGGCTTGACCGGCGTGGCGCTGGGTGCCTTTGCCGCACACGGCCTGAAAAGTCGCCTCAGCGCCGAATACCTGGCGGTGTTTCAAACCGGTGTGCAGTATCAGCTGATTCATGCGCTGGCGCTGTTCGGCGTCGCGTTGCTGGCGTTGCAGGCGCCGAGCCGTCTGCTCAACGCCGCTGGCGGTTTTTTTGCCCTGGGCGTCCTGCTGTTTTCCGGCAGCCTCTATCTGTTGTCGCTGACCGGCGTAACCCGGCTCGGCATCATTACACCGGTTGGCGGCACCGCTTTTCTCGCCGGATGGGTCTGCCTGCTATTGGCGGCTTGGAACCTGCGCGCCTGA
- the thiS gene encoding sulfur carrier protein ThiS — protein MHIQLNGERYELPDGQSVADLLQRLDLTGRRLAVELNRDIVPRSQHGTTRLAEGDRVEVVHAIGGG, from the coding sequence ATGCACATCCAGTTGAACGGCGAGCGCTACGAGCTCCCTGACGGTCAGTCGGTGGCCGATCTGCTGCAACGCCTGGACCTGACTGGGCGGCGGCTGGCGGTCGAACTCAATCGAGACATCGTACCGCGCAGCCAGCATGGCACGACGCGACTGGCCGAAGGCGATCGGGTCGAAGTCGTGCATGCGATTGGCGGCGGTTGA
- the trmB gene encoding tRNA (guanosine(46)-N7)-methyltransferase TrmB codes for MSDTLPPAEGQRRMRTIKSFVMRAGRMTEGQQRGLDQGWPRFGLELADGPRDFDQVFGRSAPRTFEIGFGMGHSTLEMAAAAPEQDFIGVEVHSPGVGALLNGLLSQNLTNVRVYSCDALEVLRECVPDASLDRVLLFFPDPWHKSRHHKRRIVQPAFAELVRQKLKVGGVLHMATDWQAYAEHMLEVMSAAPGYRNQAATGQYVERPQERPTTKFERRGERLGHGVWDLKFERVD; via the coding sequence ATGAGCGACACCCTCCCTCCGGCTGAAGGCCAACGGCGCATGCGCACCATCAAAAGCTTCGTGATGCGCGCCGGACGCATGACTGAAGGCCAGCAGCGCGGCCTGGACCAGGGTTGGCCGCGCTTCGGCCTGGAGCTGGCCGACGGCCCGCGCGACTTCGATCAGGTCTTCGGCCGGTCGGCACCGCGCACCTTCGAGATCGGCTTCGGCATGGGGCACTCGACCCTGGAAATGGCCGCGGCCGCACCCGAGCAGGACTTCATCGGCGTCGAGGTGCATTCGCCGGGCGTGGGCGCGCTGCTAAACGGACTCCTGTCACAAAACCTGACGAATGTGCGGGTTTACAGTTGCGATGCGCTTGAAGTGCTGCGTGAATGCGTCCCCGACGCCAGTCTGGACCGGGTATTGCTGTTCTTTCCCGATCCCTGGCACAAGAGTCGCCACCACAAGCGGCGCATCGTCCAGCCGGCATTCGCCGAGTTGGTGCGGCAAAAACTCAAGGTTGGTGGCGTGTTGCATATGGCGACCGACTGGCAGGCGTACGCAGAGCACATGCTCGAAGTGATGAGCGCCGCGCCCGGCTACCGCAACCAGGCGGCCACCGGGCAATACGTCGAGCGTCCACAAGAACGTCCGACGACCAAGTTCGAACGCCGTGGCGAACGCTTGGGTCATGGGGTCTGGGACCTCAAGTTCGAGCGCGTCGACTGA
- the mtgA gene encoding monofunctional biosynthetic peptidoglycan transglycosylase: MLRALSRRLIKLLLWSSAVSVLLVLVLRWVPPPFTALMVERKIESWTGGESIDLQRSWRPWKVLPDDLKMAVIAAEDQKFADHWGFDIAAIRAAFAHNERGGSLRGASTLSQQVAKNLFLWSGRSWVRKGFEVWFTAWIELLWPKQRILEVYLNSVEWGNGVFGAEAAAQHHFGKGAAYLSTAQASQLAAVLPNPREWSAGRPGPHVRRRASWIRQQMRQLGGSHYLNQLQGP; this comes from the coding sequence ATGCTCCGAGCCCTATCACGCCGCCTCATTAAACTGCTGCTCTGGTCGAGCGCAGTCTCCGTGCTGCTGGTCCTGGTGCTGCGCTGGGTGCCGCCACCCTTCACCGCGCTCATGGTCGAGCGCAAGATCGAATCCTGGACCGGCGGCGAAAGCATCGACCTGCAACGCAGCTGGCGGCCCTGGAAGGTGCTGCCCGATGACCTGAAGATGGCGGTGATCGCGGCTGAAGATCAGAAATTTGCCGATCACTGGGGTTTCGATATCGCCGCCATCCGCGCCGCGTTCGCGCACAACGAGCGCGGCGGCTCGCTGCGTGGCGCCAGCACTCTCAGCCAGCAGGTCGCCAAGAACCTGTTCCTCTGGTCCGGACGCAGCTGGGTACGCAAGGGATTCGAAGTCTGGTTCACCGCCTGGATCGAGCTGCTGTGGCCAAAGCAACGCATCCTCGAGGTCTATCTGAACAGCGTGGAATGGGGCAACGGCGTTTTTGGTGCCGAGGCGGCCGCCCAGCACCATTTCGGTAAAGGCGCGGCCTACCTGTCTACGGCCCAGGCCAGCCAGCTGGCCGCCGTGCTGCCCAATCCGCGTGAATGGAGCGCCGGGCGTCCCGGTCCGCATGTACGACGACGTGCCAGCTGGATCCGCCAACAGATGCGTCAGCTGGGCGGCAGCCACTACCTGAATCAGCTCCAGGGCCCATAA
- the ftsX gene encoding permease-like cell division protein FtsX has protein sequence MSAPEQNPNPAERAGGVRNKPEQPRGDEPDFKTLFHAWVESHRASVADSVGRLVKQPIGSFFTCLVMAVALSLPMGLALLLDNVERLGGSWQRAAQISLFMKLDVGAEQGRTLREQILEMPDVAEASWISREQALEEFQQLSGLGEALRELPENPLPGVILVTPSKVDRDGLEALRQRLAELPGVEQAQLDLLWVERLTAILKLGDRFVFGLSLLLIATLLLVIGNTIRLHIENRRTEIEVVKLVGGTDGYVRRPFLYMGALYGLGAGLIAWLLLAYGLGWLNEAVVGLAGLYGSDFGLTGVPADDALSLVLGAVLLGYIGAWLAVARHLSELAPR, from the coding sequence ATGAGCGCACCCGAGCAGAATCCAAACCCTGCCGAGCGCGCCGGTGGCGTGCGCAACAAACCGGAGCAGCCAAGGGGCGATGAGCCGGATTTCAAGACCCTGTTTCACGCCTGGGTTGAGAGCCATCGCGCCAGTGTGGCCGACAGTGTCGGCCGGCTGGTCAAGCAGCCCATCGGCAGCTTCTTCACCTGCCTGGTAATGGCCGTGGCGCTGAGCCTGCCCATGGGGCTGGCGCTCCTGCTGGACAATGTCGAGCGGCTCGGTGGTTCCTGGCAGCGGGCGGCGCAGATTTCGCTGTTCATGAAGCTCGATGTGGGCGCGGAGCAGGGCCGAACGCTGCGCGAGCAGATCCTCGAGATGCCCGATGTGGCGGAAGCCAGCTGGATCAGCCGCGAACAGGCGCTGGAAGAATTCCAACAGCTGTCCGGTCTCGGTGAGGCGCTGCGCGAGCTGCCGGAGAACCCGCTGCCGGGGGTGATCCTGGTCACGCCCAGCAAGGTCGATCGCGATGGCCTCGAAGCCCTGCGGCAACGCCTGGCTGAGCTGCCCGGGGTCGAGCAGGCGCAGCTCGACCTGCTCTGGGTCGAGCGCTTGACGGCCATCCTCAAGCTCGGCGATCGATTCGTCTTCGGCCTCAGCCTGTTGCTGATCGCGACGCTGCTATTGGTGATCGGCAACACCATCCGGCTGCATATCGAGAACCGTCGGACGGAGATCGAGGTGGTCAAACTGGTCGGCGGAACCGACGGCTACGTGCGGCGTCCCTTTCTCTACATGGGCGCCCTGTACGGCCTGGGTGCAGGGTTGATCGCCTGGTTGCTGCTGGCCTACGGGCTGGGCTGGTTGAACGAGGCCGTGGTTGGGCTGGCCGGTCTGTACGGCAGCGACTTCGGCCTGACCGGCGTGCCGGCCGATGACGCCCTGTCGCTGGTCCTCGGCGCGGTATTGCTGGGCTACATCGGCGCCTGGCTGGCAGTTGCCCGTCACCTGAGTGAGCTGGCTCCTCGCTAA
- the rpoH gene encoding RNA polymerase sigma factor RpoH, with translation MTTNLQPVQALVPGGNLEAYVQTVNSIPLLTVEQERDLAERLFYNQDLEAARQMVLAHLRFVVHIARSYSGYGLAQADLIQEGNVGLMKAVKRFNPEMGVRLVSFAVHWIKAEIHEFILRNWRIVKVATTKAQRKLFFNLRSQKKRLAWLNNDEVERVADSLGVEAREVREMESRLTGHDMAFDPSADADDDSAYQSPAHYLEDHRYDPARQLEDADWSDSSNSNLHEALETLDERSRDILQQRWLSDNKATLHDLAAKYGVSAERIRQLEKNAMNKLKGSIQA, from the coding sequence ATGACTACAAATCTGCAACCTGTTCAAGCCCTGGTCCCGGGAGGCAATCTCGAGGCCTACGTGCAGACGGTCAACAGCATTCCGCTGCTTACGGTCGAGCAGGAGCGCGATCTGGCTGAGCGTCTGTTCTACAACCAGGACCTCGAGGCCGCGCGTCAGATGGTGCTTGCCCACCTGCGATTCGTCGTGCATATCGCCCGCAGCTATTCGGGCTATGGTCTGGCTCAGGCCGATCTTATCCAGGAAGGCAACGTCGGCCTGATGAAGGCGGTCAAGCGCTTCAACCCGGAAATGGGTGTGCGCCTGGTGTCCTTCGCCGTGCATTGGATCAAGGCCGAAATCCACGAGTTCATCCTGCGTAACTGGCGCATCGTCAAGGTCGCCACGACCAAGGCGCAGCGCAAGCTGTTCTTCAATCTGCGTAGCCAGAAGAAGCGCCTTGCCTGGCTGAACAACGATGAGGTCGAGCGGGTCGCTGACAGCCTTGGTGTCGAAGCCCGGGAAGTCCGCGAGATGGAGAGCCGCTTGACCGGGCACGACATGGCGTTCGATCCGTCGGCCGATGCCGACGACGACAGCGCCTACCAGTCGCCTGCGCATTACCTCGAAGATCATCGCTACGATCCGGCGCGGCAACTCGAAGACGCCGATTGGAGCGACAGTTCCAACTCCAACCTGCACGAGGCGCTGGAGACGTTGGACGAGCGTAGCCGGGATATCCTTCAGCAGCGCTGGCTGAGCGACAACAAGGCGACCCTGCATGACCTCGCCGCCAAGTACGGTGTGTCGGCCGAGCGCATTCGGCAGTTGGAGAAGAATGCGATGAACAAGCTCAAGGGATCCATTCAGGCCTGA